aaaaaatgcaacaaaaataaaaagtaagtagaacttaattaaactaaaaacttctcatcagcaaaagaaatcatcagcagagtaaacagacaacccacagagcaggagaaaatatttgcaaactatgcaaaaAGGACTagaatccagaatctacaaggaactcaaacaaatcagcaagaaaaaaaaaaacaaataatcccatccaaaagtgggcaaaggatggaaatagacatttctcaaaagaagatatacaaaaacagccaacgaacatatgaaaaaatgctcagcatcactaatcactagggaaatgcaaatcaaaaccacaatgagaaaccacctTACTCCTCTTAAGAaaggccataattaaaaagttaaaaaaaaaaaaaaaccatagatgTTGTCATGATGTGGTTTACACTGCTGgcagaaatgtaaattggtacaaccgctatggaaaacagtatggagattccttaaagaactaaaagtagatctaccatttgatccaacaatcctactactgggtatctacccaaaggaaaagaagtcattatatgaaaagacacatgcacacacgtttaCCGCAGcataatttgcaattgcaaagatgtggaaccaacttAAGTGTACATCAACCaaagagtgaataaagaaaatgtggcatatatacaccatagaatactactcagccataaaaacgaattgaaataatgtcttttgcaacaacttggatggagctggaggccattattctgcaTAAAcgaactcaggaatggaaaaccaaatactttatgttctcacttgtaagtgggagctaaggcATGAGGGTGCAAAtacatacagagtgatataatggactttggggactctacTGGGGTAGGTTgggagagggtgagggataaaagactacatattgggtacagtgtacccTGCTTGaatgatgggtacactaaaatctcagaattcaccactatagaACTTATCTaggtaaccaaaaaccacctgtacccaaaaaaactattgaaataagaaaataatgaggCCTATAAAAGGTTTTCTGAacataacaaaaccaaaaaacttaaGCCTTATAGGTTTACTCCATAATTTTCAAGAAACAGGGCACCCATTCACAGCTCTCCCTGAATAATATCTTACTGATCCTTTTGTTAATACTGGACGATTGTCACAGAAGGACTGAGCCTAAAAGTTAACCATAATTTGGGATTTACAaattaatcttttcatttttataaacatttaaaactcCAATATTACCAATGAATAAAACAAGTGATAAAAAACTCAAAGACCAAAATGTGCTTCAAGAACTTCAGTAACACAGTAACTGAAGAACAACACAACACAGGATTCACCAGTCTTAATTGTGGTAATCAGGAAAGAAAGCAATTGAAAAGCGGAGCAGGCACTCCAGTTACGGTCCCTGTGCATACCCACCTGGTGGACCTTGAGAGAAGAGAATTATCATCAATTCCCATGTGCCATCTTTGAACACCTAAAACCCAAGGGCATTGATACTAAAGAAGAAACTGACAACAGAGGGTTCTTCTTTACTAAAACAGCCAGCaaaagcacactttttttttttcactctctaGTGGAGATTTTGGACATTAACATTATAAAACCACTTATTACTAATCTAAACTATGACAACATCTGAATACATTTTACTGAAAAGCAGGGCATTAAAAGGCTAAATTTCTGCATGATACTCACAGAACAGACAAATATTTCTCACTAATTTTACCTTCAAATAATGCAATTTTTAAGTCACCACAGTTTAGTAagtgctcaattttttttttttcaacagggtctcacttttcaccaggctggaatgcggtggcacaaAGGCAGCTCACTAGAGCCTCAACTgcctgggctcgagcaattctcatggctcagtcccccaaatagctgggattacaggcactcaccaccatgcccacttaattattttattttattttatagagatgagatttcaccatgttgcagaggctggtctccaactcctgagctccaacaatccgcccaccttggcctcccaaagtgctaggattgcaggcatgagccaccacacccagccttaagtgctcaaaactttttaaaaagggattTTAGAAAATGCTTTCTTTAGTAAATGCTTCTATTTATAAGAAGATGTCAAAATTCTGTCTTAGAATCACTTAACTGTCTTCACCTCATGTTCAGAAGTCATTTGGCATATAAAACAGACATGTCCAACCCATAGCTCAAGAATCTCAGTTGGCAGAAAACTGTGATAAAACAAACACTATTGTTTTAAACTCATTGTTCCAGATAGTAGATCTCCATTACCACCCTTTACCATCAGTAAAGAAAGAAGAGGGCCAATTTTCTTTTGATCCATTTCTTTGAAAGCAGGTAATATCGGTGAATCTAACTTACTCACTGGCCATAACCTACGAAGGTGGCAGCCATCTCCTCCTCGGCATCATGGCCGCCCTCAGACCCCTTGTGAAGCCCAAGATCGTCAAAAAGAGAACCAAGAAGTTCATCCGGCACCAGTCAGACCGATATGTCAAAATTAAGCGTAACTGGCGGAAACCCAGAGGCATTGACAACAGGGTTCGTAGAAGATTCAAGGGCCAGATCTTGATGCCCAACATTGGTTATGgaagcaacaaaaaaacaaagcacatgCTGCCCAGTGGCTTCCGGAAGTTCCTGGTCCACAACGTCAAGGAGCTGGAAGTGCTGCTGATGTGCAACAAATCTTACTGTGCCGAGATCGCTCACAATGTTTCCTCCAAGAACCGCAAAGCCATCGTGGAAAGAGCTGCCCAACTGGCCATCAGAGTCACCAACCCCAATGCCAGGCTGCGCAGCGAAGAAAATGAGTAGGCAGCTTGTGTGCacattttctgtttaaataaatgtaaaaactgccaaaaaaaaaaaaaaaaaaaaaaaagaaaaaggagcaagGCAAACTACAGATCAGCTGACTGAGCTAAAGGGGGCAGCCATGTCTGCACGAGGACTGGTAAAGCAGTTACTGCATCAGATTTGATTTTTAGCTTCTAGATTTCTGTAAAGCAGTGTACAAGCCAAACAAAACAGGGCTCAGCCTGCATGTGGTACATGTACTTTGTACTTATTAAACACAttagtttatttaaattatttgctcCTGTTCACTTCCAAGCTGTCTTTGACATACAGTGTTGTGCCGTAAGTGTACCTCAGATAGTATAACATTCATAGCCAACTTCCTTTCCAACCAAGAAAAGAACCAAGTATCTTTTAGGTCACTTTGTACACACTGGGAGAGGAAAGAACACAATTATGCCTGTAACAAACCTCTGGTGAGTTGTTTACATCACACTAAAAAGTATCAAATCATGCAGTCTGATCACTgacataaatattttacaaacttGACATATAAAGAACCCATGCTTACTTCAGACTTTGAGGACTACTTATATTTTTAAGGAGGAGGAATGTTTTAATTGGCCAGAAAGTGAGCCATAAAAGCAAACACTAAAGTTTTGTTCTCTTTACCCCCTG
The Symphalangus syndactylus isolate Jambi chromosome 15, NHGRI_mSymSyn1-v2.1_pri, whole genome shotgun sequence DNA segment above includes these coding regions:
- the LOC129464223 gene encoding large ribosomal subunit protein eL32, translated to MAALRPLVKPKIVKKRTKKFIRHQSDRYVKIKRNWRKPRGIDNRVRRRFKGQILMPNIGYGSNKKTKHMLPSGFRKFLVHNVKELEVLLMCNKSYCAEIAHNVSSKNRKAIVERAAQLAIRVTNPNARLRSEENE